From Syntrophaceae bacterium, one genomic window encodes:
- a CDS encoding acyl-CoA dehydrogenase translates to MDFILNDDQKMLRDSVRRIAESEFAPRAAEVDATETFPREAFRILGENGLLGVQVPEEYGGAGAGMLSLILTVEEVARVCASTSVILTTQALASDPLLLAGTDEQKKAWLYRMASGQCLGACAITEPGAGSDVSGMKTNAKKVDGGYLLNGSKIFITNGGESEIVTVLAYTDRAKGNKGISMLLVETGDKGFAVGKHEHKLGIRGSDTRELTFEDVFLPENRLLGGEGNGFKVLMTTFNYTRPAVGAQALGIAQGALDAAIKYTKERVQFGKPLSSFQGLQWMMAEMALGVETARTMIYRAASTIDMEPDSPDIPKISSMAKWYASDTAMKVTTDAVQLFGGYGYSREYPVERMMRDAKITQIYEGTNQIQRVIIAGQILK, encoded by the coding sequence ATGGATTTCATATTGAACGATGACCAGAAAATGCTTCGGGACTCGGTCCGGCGGATCGCGGAAAGCGAGTTTGCGCCCCGGGCCGCCGAAGTCGACGCGACGGAAACCTTTCCCCGCGAGGCCTTCAGGATCTTAGGCGAAAACGGGCTCCTGGGCGTCCAGGTACCGGAGGAGTACGGCGGCGCCGGTGCCGGTATGCTCTCCCTCATCCTCACAGTCGAAGAGGTGGCCCGTGTGTGCGCCTCCACGTCCGTCATCCTGACCACCCAGGCCCTGGCGAGCGATCCGCTGCTCCTCGCCGGCACCGACGAGCAGAAAAAGGCCTGGCTCTATCGCATGGCCTCGGGACAGTGCCTGGGCGCCTGCGCCATCACGGAGCCCGGCGCCGGGTCCGATGTCTCGGGGATGAAGACCAACGCCAAAAAAGTGGACGGCGGCTACCTGTTGAACGGGTCGAAAATTTTCATCACCAACGGGGGCGAGTCCGAGATCGTGACCGTCCTGGCCTACACGGACCGGGCGAAGGGAAACAAGGGCATCAGCATGCTCCTCGTCGAAACGGGCGACAAAGGCTTCGCCGTGGGAAAACACGAGCATAAGCTGGGGATCCGCGGCTCCGATACGAGAGAGCTGACCTTCGAGGACGTCTTTCTTCCCGAGAACCGGCTCCTCGGCGGCGAAGGGAACGGCTTCAAGGTCCTCATGACGACCTTCAATTACACCCGGCCCGCTGTCGGCGCCCAGGCCCTGGGAATCGCCCAGGGCGCACTCGATGCGGCCATCAAGTACACCAAGGAGCGGGTCCAGTTCGGCAAGCCCCTGTCGTCCTTCCAGGGGCTGCAGTGGATGATGGCGGAGATGGCCCTGGGGGTTGAAACGGCAAGGACCATGATCTACCGGGCGGCCTCCACGATCGACATGGAGCCCGATTCCCCCGATATCCCCAAAATATCCTCCATGGCGAAATGGTACGCCTCCGACACGGCCATGAAGGTGACGACGGATGCCGTCCAGCTGTTCGGCGGATACGGCTACAGCAGGGAATATCCGGTCGAGCGGATGATGCGCGACGCCAAGATCACCCAGATCTACGAGGGGACGAACCAGATCCAGCGGGTCATCATCGCCGGCCAGATCCTCAAGTAG
- a CDS encoding thiolase family protein, which yields MSFQKTKDDIVCVSAVRTPFGRFGGALRDIDIYDLGAIPMRNALERIKLDPARIDEVWWGNGDTTNTKDPYTPVVARQTMIKAGIPPERPSIAFDQACISGMDAAKYGARSILLGEAEVIMAGGSTSFSTVPFLLRGIRWEGKRHSSFPVEDPLIPLGYKDYAPVAVDSGNVSIEYGVSREEQDEFAYASHVKYGKALQRGFFKSEMVPLELTKKDRKGNVVSSKLLEIDEQYRPDIKLEELARLKPVFGNPTCTAGNSPGLNDGATAQILMKREKAEALGLNALYTIVAMSSIALQPRIMPVSPAFAIKKCLDTAGLSIDDLTFIEINEAFACVPLVSTKLLSNQRFLAGRYDEMVGEASERPILDNDPSRYELLKSRLNVNGSAIAVGHPNTSSGARLMMTAAYNLAENGGGYAACAICGGLTQGAGCIIHVE from the coding sequence ATGAGCTTTCAGAAGACCAAAGACGACATCGTGTGCGTGAGTGCCGTCCGGACGCCCTTCGGACGGTTTGGCGGCGCCCTGCGCGATATTGACATCTATGACCTGGGCGCCATCCCGATGAGGAATGCCCTGGAACGGATCAAGCTCGACCCCGCCCGGATCGACGAGGTGTGGTGGGGGAACGGGGACACCACCAACACGAAGGATCCCTACACGCCGGTCGTGGCGAGGCAGACCATGATCAAGGCGGGCATCCCCCCGGAGCGGCCGTCCATCGCCTTCGACCAGGCCTGCATCTCCGGCATGGATGCCGCCAAGTACGGGGCCCGCAGCATTCTGCTGGGCGAGGCCGAGGTCATCATGGCCGGCGGCTCGACCAGTTTCAGCACGGTCCCCTTTCTGCTCCGGGGCATTCGCTGGGAAGGGAAAAGGCACAGCTCTTTTCCCGTCGAAGATCCTCTGATCCCGCTCGGATACAAGGATTATGCGCCGGTGGCGGTCGATTCGGGGAACGTGTCCATCGAATACGGCGTCTCGCGGGAGGAGCAGGACGAATTCGCGTACGCGAGCCATGTGAAATACGGGAAGGCTCTGCAGCGTGGCTTTTTCAAAAGCGAGATGGTGCCCCTGGAGCTGACCAAAAAGGACAGGAAGGGAAATGTCGTTTCCAGCAAGCTCTTGGAGATCGACGAGCAGTACCGCCCGGACATCAAGCTCGAGGAGCTGGCCCGGCTGAAGCCCGTATTCGGCAACCCTACCTGCACGGCGGGCAATTCCCCCGGCCTCAACGACGGTGCGACGGCCCAGATCCTGATGAAACGGGAAAAGGCGGAGGCCCTGGGGTTGAATGCCCTCTACACGATCGTGGCGATGTCGTCGATTGCCCTTCAGCCCCGCATCATGCCGGTCTCCCCGGCCTTCGCCATCAAGAAGTGCCTCGACACGGCGGGGCTCTCCATCGACGACCTGACCTTCATCGAAATCAACGAGGCCTTTGCCTGCGTTCCTCTCGTCTCGACGAAACTGCTGTCCAATCAGAGGTTTCTTGCGGGGCGCTATGACGAAATGGTCGGGGAAGCCTCCGAGCGGCCCATCCTCGACAACGACCCATCCCGGTATGAACTGCTGAAATCGAGGCTGAATGTCAACGGCAGCGCCATTGCGGTCGGGCACCCGAACACGTCCAGCGGGGCGCGCCTCATGATGACGGCTGCCTACAACCTGGCCGAAAACGGAGGCGGATACGCCGCCTGCGCCATCTGTGGCGGCCTGACCCAGGGAGCGGGATGCATCATCCATGTGGAATGA
- a CDS encoding MFS transporter has product MENSYGQRFIPIPKDDAPIGATQIFVWIFAWLALVLDVMDWQLLSVAAGNILKEFQFPKASMGLLLGAPLLGAGVGGLISGWLSDKFGRVRVMVYCLAWYSVFTVAFAFAGSFESMLALRILVGIGLGAQWGVGNTLVAEVMPARMRIMCSAVIQTGFAFGPMLAAFSAKFILPSYGWRPLFYVGAVGLVMAIIAKFAIPEPEAWLQKRHEARSGIVKLGNIPQLFSPELRVNTICAFGLVWFTLLAYWGAMSWIPNWLVSERGMNIVKSMDYLMWLNVGGVIGYITFALVADRWGRKPPAYVALVASFVAVIVFVNIQDATAMLIFAPIFSFITYPIFGLYGGYMSELFPTEVRATAVNGIYNLARMTAFFAPGIMGAIAVTTSMTFAIGVSAVLYLGSVVPLLFLPETIRRRARAK; this is encoded by the coding sequence ATGGAAAACAGTTATGGCCAACGGTTCATCCCCATTCCCAAGGACGATGCGCCCATCGGAGCCACCCAGATTTTCGTCTGGATCTTTGCCTGGCTCGCGCTTGTCCTCGACGTCATGGACTGGCAGCTGCTCTCGGTTGCCGCGGGCAACATCCTGAAGGAATTCCAGTTCCCGAAGGCCTCGATGGGCCTGCTCCTGGGAGCCCCGCTTCTCGGCGCGGGCGTCGGGGGGCTGATCTCCGGCTGGCTTTCGGACAAGTTCGGCCGCGTCCGCGTCATGGTTTACTGCCTGGCGTGGTACTCCGTCTTCACCGTTGCCTTTGCCTTCGCGGGCAGCTTCGAATCCATGCTGGCCCTGAGAATTCTGGTCGGCATCGGGCTGGGCGCCCAGTGGGGGGTCGGGAATACCCTGGTAGCGGAGGTCATGCCCGCCCGGATGAGAATCATGTGCTCGGCGGTCATTCAGACAGGATTCGCCTTCGGGCCCATGCTGGCCGCTTTTTCGGCGAAGTTCATTCTTCCCAGTTACGGGTGGCGGCCCCTTTTCTATGTCGGTGCCGTCGGACTGGTCATGGCGATCATCGCAAAGTTTGCAATCCCGGAGCCGGAGGCTTGGCTGCAGAAGCGCCATGAAGCGAGATCCGGCATTGTCAAGCTGGGCAATATTCCCCAGCTTTTCTCTCCCGAACTCAGGGTCAACACGATCTGCGCCTTCGGACTGGTGTGGTTTACGCTGCTGGCCTACTGGGGCGCCATGAGCTGGATTCCCAACTGGCTGGTTTCGGAACGGGGCATGAATATCGTGAAATCCATGGATTACCTCATGTGGCTGAACGTCGGCGGCGTGATCGGCTACATCACCTTCGCGCTGGTTGCCGATCGCTGGGGACGCAAACCCCCCGCGTATGTTGCCCTGGTGGCCTCCTTCGTCGCCGTCATCGTCTTCGTCAATATCCAGGATGCAACGGCCATGCTGATTTTCGCTCCGATCTTCTCGTTCATCACCTATCCCATTTTCGGGCTGTACGGCGGATACATGTCCGAGCTTTTCCCCACCGAGGTGCGGGCCACGGCCGTGAACGGCATTTACAACCTGGCCAGGATGACGGCGTTCTTCGCTCCCGGGATTATGGGTGCCATTGCGGTCACGACCTCCATGACGTTCGCCATCGGCGTCAGTGCCGTCCTGTATCTGGGGTCCGTTGTCCCGCTGCTGTTCCTGCCGGAGACGATCAGGAGAAGGGCCCGGGCAAAGTGA
- a CDS encoding GAF domain-containing protein yields the protein MKNNMPSQKKIEQLKFELKTKDRILASIHNISQLLTRSISLDMILNAIVKETRSIFGLQRVALFLIKRDAGLLECKYIVGFNYEETQRALNFPLDLERHRCRETLAVRTGKTIFIKDAQTDPQITETDRKMDRYWKRVSTITAPLKIRKDIIGVLEGDRTYETLDLSKAEIKLFSIFANQASIIIENARLNEQNQKKIKQLLYLQEIVKNTSSVLDYRTLQNIITGSAMNITKSTASYIFLKHRDGLKMAAYKGPAKAGRKKFHLETGQGLIGYAAEHETPILANDVTSDDRYVELVPGVRSQISVPLAGGDKVAGVLTVVSDKPGAFSPDDMSLFTLLAGHVSVILKNVNLYEQIIQERNIAENILESSPNGIITLDIRRRIISINRKAEEILDLSRWHLLGKRMEYVLQEDIVRAIHSDKETETEVRIKSREGGVLILGVSHTSLRTNERNSAGTLISIQDLTEGKKTEEFIRRMDRLLSLGQLSAGIAHEIRNPLASINFNVQMLAKKIVGQKEQSIVNDTLIGIERIKNLVKGILDFAKPGIPALSRGNINGAILDAVILMDLHFKKKKIIVKLELGRDIPEIIFDPQQIQQVFVNIVINAVEAMPQGGRLFIRSALENEEGDSGRRILVSVRDNGCGIADPHVARIFDPFFTTKAEGTGLGLSIVHKILDQHNAAIDVVSREGEGAEFLIKFNTNRELANVPL from the coding sequence ATGAAAAACAATATGCCGTCGCAAAAGAAAATCGAGCAGCTCAAGTTCGAGCTGAAGACCAAGGACAGGATCCTGGCTTCCATCCACAACATCAGCCAACTGCTCACCCGCTCCATATCCCTGGACATGATTCTCAACGCCATTGTGAAGGAGACCCGGAGCATTTTCGGCCTGCAGCGGGTGGCCCTGTTCCTGATCAAACGCGATGCGGGTCTTCTGGAATGCAAATACATCGTGGGCTTCAATTACGAGGAGACCCAGAGAGCCCTGAATTTCCCGCTGGATCTCGAGCGCCACCGGTGCAGGGAAACACTGGCCGTAAGGACCGGGAAAACGATCTTCATCAAGGATGCCCAGACCGATCCGCAGATTACGGAGACGGACCGGAAGATGGACCGGTACTGGAAGCGCGTCTCCACGATCACGGCGCCTCTGAAAATCAGGAAGGACATCATCGGGGTACTGGAGGGGGACCGGACATACGAAACGCTCGATCTGAGCAAGGCGGAGATCAAGCTGTTTTCGATCTTTGCGAATCAGGCCAGCATCATCATCGAGAACGCCCGGCTGAACGAGCAGAACCAGAAAAAAATCAAGCAGCTGCTTTATCTTCAGGAAATTGTGAAGAACACGAGTTCCGTACTGGATTACCGGACGCTTCAGAACATCATCACCGGCAGCGCCATGAACATCACAAAGTCAACGGCGAGCTATATTTTCCTGAAGCATCGCGACGGGTTGAAAATGGCGGCCTACAAAGGCCCGGCAAAAGCGGGCAGGAAGAAATTCCATCTGGAAACGGGACAGGGTCTGATCGGTTATGCCGCGGAACACGAAACGCCCATTCTTGCAAACGATGTAACGTCCGATGACCGCTACGTCGAACTGGTTCCCGGCGTCCGATCGCAGATCTCCGTTCCCCTGGCCGGCGGCGACAAGGTGGCGGGCGTTCTGACCGTCGTCAGCGACAAGCCCGGTGCCTTCAGTCCCGATGACATGAGCCTGTTCACGCTCCTGGCCGGCCATGTCTCCGTCATCCTGAAAAACGTGAATCTGTACGAGCAGATCATTCAGGAGAGAAACATTGCGGAAAACATTCTGGAAAGTTCGCCCAACGGGATCATCACGCTCGACATTCGCAGGAGAATCATTTCCATCAACCGGAAAGCCGAGGAAATCCTGGATCTGAGCAGGTGGCATCTCCTCGGCAAGAGAATGGAATACGTGCTTCAGGAGGACATCGTCAGGGCAATCCATTCCGATAAGGAAACGGAAACGGAGGTGAGAATCAAAAGTAGGGAAGGGGGCGTCCTGATTCTCGGTGTATCCCACACGTCACTGCGGACGAATGAACGGAATTCAGCCGGCACGCTGATTTCCATTCAGGACCTGACGGAAGGCAAAAAAACGGAAGAATTCATCCGGAGGATGGACCGGCTGCTTTCGCTGGGACAGCTCTCCGCGGGGATTGCCCATGAAATCCGGAACCCCCTGGCGAGCATCAATTTCAACGTGCAGATGCTGGCCAAGAAAATCGTCGGCCAGAAAGAGCAGAGCATTGTCAACGATACCCTGATCGGCATCGAGAGAATCAAGAATCTGGTCAAGGGAATCCTCGATTTTGCAAAACCGGGGATCCCCGCTCTCAGCCGCGGAAACATCAACGGCGCAATTCTGGATGCCGTCATTCTGATGGACCTGCATTTCAAGAAGAAAAAGATCATCGTGAAACTGGAACTCGGAAGGGACATCCCGGAGATTATTTTTGACCCGCAGCAGATCCAGCAGGTGTTCGTAAACATCGTCATCAATGCCGTGGAAGCGATGCCGCAGGGGGGACGCCTTTTCATCAGGAGTGCCCTCGAGAATGAGGAAGGCGATTCAGGCCGCAGGATACTCGTTTCCGTGCGCGATAACGGATGCGGCATTGCGGATCCTCATGTCGCCAGAATATTCGATCCTTTCTTCACGACCAAGGCGGAAGGTACGGGGCTGGGCCTGTCCATCGTCCACAAGATCCTGGATCAGCACAATGCCGCCATCGATGTGGTCAGCCGGGAGGGTGAAGGAGCCGAATTTCTAATCAAATTCAACACAAACAGGGAATTGGCAAATGTACCGTTATAA
- a CDS encoding sigma-54-dependent Fis family transcriptional regulator — translation MYRYKILIVDDDTLLQNSLNYIMADKYDTLIAGSGEKAIRILENNSIDLVLLDIRLPGMDGVETLEKIRKLNQETVVVMMTAYEDVKTVIKSMKMGAFDYLVKPLDIDELDVIIEKALGNLKLKREVEELRRQYLKEFDIEDIVAESGGMKQALKTAGIIAKSYDTTVLVEGETGSGKEVIARTIQYRSSRFGKPFISINCGAISRDLIESELFGYEKGSFTGGLTEGKRGKIELADKGILFLDEIGELQPSAQVKLLRFLEDKEFYRVGGTEKKKADVRIIAATNRNIEKMIKDGGFRDDLYYRLNVAKIQLPPLRERIADIIPLTLFFMNKFNDKFGKKFHGLSKEAEERLLRYSWPGNVRELKNVIERILLMEDDAMIRESHLAFMESNHSVPESNHNGDFVMPPSGINLDELNKRLIVQALELSRGNRTRAARLLGMSRPTMIYRIEKYGIRISGGDD, via the coding sequence ATGTACCGTTATAAAATTCTGATCGTAGACGACGACACGCTTTTGCAGAACTCGCTGAATTACATCATGGCGGACAAGTACGACACGCTGATCGCAGGGAGCGGAGAAAAGGCGATCCGGATCCTCGAAAACAACTCCATCGATCTGGTTCTCCTGGACATCCGGCTGCCCGGCATGGACGGCGTGGAGACGCTGGAAAAGATCAGGAAGCTGAACCAGGAGACGGTGGTCGTGATGATGACCGCCTACGAAGACGTGAAGACCGTCATCAAGTCAATGAAAATGGGTGCCTTCGACTATCTCGTGAAACCCCTCGATATCGACGAGCTGGACGTGATCATCGAGAAGGCGCTGGGCAATCTCAAGCTCAAGAGAGAAGTCGAGGAGCTTCGCCGTCAATACCTGAAGGAATTCGACATCGAAGACATTGTCGCCGAGAGCGGGGGGATGAAGCAGGCCTTGAAAACGGCCGGAATCATCGCGAAAAGCTACGACACGACCGTCCTGGTGGAGGGGGAGACCGGCTCCGGCAAGGAGGTGATCGCCAGGACCATCCAGTATCGAAGCTCGCGGTTCGGGAAACCCTTCATTTCCATAAACTGCGGCGCCATCAGCAGGGACCTGATCGAGAGCGAGCTTTTCGGCTATGAGAAAGGGAGCTTCACGGGCGGCCTGACGGAGGGGAAACGCGGGAAAATCGAGCTCGCCGACAAGGGTATTCTCTTTCTCGATGAAATCGGGGAGCTGCAGCCGTCGGCCCAGGTGAAGCTGCTGAGGTTTCTGGAAGACAAGGAATTCTACCGGGTCGGCGGAACGGAGAAAAAGAAGGCCGACGTGAGGATCATTGCCGCCACGAACCGGAACATCGAAAAAATGATCAAGGACGGCGGCTTTCGGGACGACCTTTACTACAGGCTGAACGTCGCCAAAATCCAGCTTCCTCCGCTCCGGGAGAGAATTGCCGACATCATTCCCCTCACGCTTTTTTTCATGAACAAATTCAATGATAAATTCGGGAAGAAGTTCCATGGGCTTTCGAAGGAAGCGGAAGAGAGGCTTCTCCGGTATTCATGGCCGGGCAACGTCCGGGAGCTGAAAAACGTGATCGAGCGCATCCTGCTGATGGAAGACGATGCCATGATCCGGGAGTCGCATCTTGCCTTCATGGAGAGCAACCATTCCGTGCCGGAATCGAATCACAACGGGGATTTTGTGATGCCTCCCTCCGGGATCAACCTGGACGAGCTGAACAAACGTCTGATCGTTCAGGCCCTGGAACTCAGCAGGGGCAACAGGACCAGGGCGGCCCGGCTGCTGGGCATGAGCCGCCCCACGATGATCTACCGGATCGAGAAATACGGCATCCGGATCAGCGGCGGGGATGACTGA
- a CDS encoding 2-hydroxyacyl-CoA dehydratase, protein MENKRMQDSPADPPTPVDNPHASDPLGHYLEFLLNKREQGARIIGLYCNYAPVELIRAMDAVPVSLCASSRRTIPAAEEILPANLCPMIKSSFGYIRTNTCLLYEISDAIIGETTCDGKKKMFELIAHLKPTHIMDLPQLPDEAGALDRWVEMVGRLKTFLEREFQASITEDRIEAEILETNKKNRIINRFFDSVACHPPLAHWREIYDVIGLDSFLESERLKFVIERILQRLGERAAKGIRFGNDRSPRVLVTGCPIGGDASKVLQIIDEAGGVIVGLEACGGMKGYSIEMEEGTGDPLRAVAEATLKIPCSCMTPNRRRLDALDEMIARFKPDVVVDVVLHACHAYNIESLKILGHMKDRHGLPGLKIETDYSDGDVERIRTRVEALFECL, encoded by the coding sequence ATGGAGAACAAACGGATGCAGGATAGTCCGGCAGATCCGCCCACCCCTGTCGACAATCCACACGCTTCAGACCCTCTCGGGCACTATCTCGAATTCCTGTTGAACAAAAGGGAACAGGGGGCTCGCATCATTGGCTTATACTGCAACTACGCTCCTGTGGAACTGATCCGGGCCATGGATGCCGTCCCCGTCTCCCTCTGCGCGTCTTCCCGCAGAACCATCCCTGCCGCGGAAGAGATATTGCCCGCAAACCTCTGTCCCATGATCAAATCCAGTTTCGGCTACATCCGCACCAATACGTGCCTCCTTTATGAGATATCCGACGCCATCATCGGCGAAACAACATGCGACGGGAAAAAGAAGATGTTCGAATTGATTGCCCATCTCAAGCCTACCCACATCATGGACCTTCCCCAGCTTCCCGACGAAGCGGGGGCTTTGGATCGCTGGGTCGAGATGGTCGGCAGGCTCAAGACCTTTCTGGAAAGGGAGTTTCAGGCAAGCATCACAGAAGATCGGATAGAAGCTGAGATCCTGGAGACAAACAAAAAGAACAGGATCATCAACCGTTTTTTTGATTCGGTCGCCTGCCATCCCCCTCTCGCTCACTGGCGGGAAATATACGATGTCATCGGCCTCGATTCTTTTTTGGAAAGCGAGAGGTTGAAGTTCGTGATCGAAAGGATCCTGCAGAGACTGGGTGAGCGGGCTGCGAAAGGAATCCGCTTTGGGAACGACCGTTCTCCCCGGGTCCTCGTGACAGGTTGTCCCATCGGCGGCGACGCAAGCAAGGTCTTGCAGATCATCGACGAAGCAGGAGGAGTAATCGTAGGGTTGGAGGCCTGCGGCGGTATGAAGGGTTATTCCATTGAGATGGAGGAGGGGACCGGGGATCCCCTGCGGGCCGTTGCGGAAGCCACCCTGAAGATTCCCTGCTCCTGCATGACTCCGAACAGGAGGCGTCTTGACGCACTGGATGAGATGATTGCGAGGTTCAAACCCGATGTGGTTGTCGATGTTGTTCTGCACGCCTGTCACGCATACAACATAGAATCACTGAAAATTCTCGGACATATGAAGGATCGGCACGGGCTGCCCGGTCTGAAAATAGAAACGGATTATTCCGACGGTGATGTGGAACGGATTCGGACGCGGGTTGAGGCCCTCTTTGAATGCTTGTGA
- a CDS encoding YihY family inner membrane protein, translating into MRTPTPEEGPTNGAHRSRSILHRIQMKLASAWDVLVDSVINYQNNGDVNQAAAIAFYAILSFLPLFILTFLVVGYVFSSHPEVQRQLIEGIQRFHPYFTGDILIQLGQLDEKSRLLGWVGFITLIWFSSMIFGAAETAFNLIYRTKTIRNYVVSKLLSFAMIPAAWAVGVLSLGITTVATVVANQPVLADSLFTHLPILKGFLFRYVLPYIVTVIFFTIVYKVIPVNKITLGLAFTGSAVFSALMEVAKHFFAWYIANYTRYHIIFGSLETVVILIIWVFYVALIFLFCAELMASYRRRDLILIERALLKPGAPGMKVWERLFRRFGIIYPPGGTIFQEGDDGRDMYFILAGRIRLERKAGRVRKILAEMGPGEYFGEMATLLEAPRTATASALEESDVAVIDGGTLRRLLRENDEMSMFMLKEFSQRIRHTDALVDELSQWWLRLVAILYLNRSWPLPADADPVAEIAACCGRDLEEIRDVLADLGEQGVVDFREGRLTRFDPERAWEVSRTHIY; encoded by the coding sequence ATGCGTACGCCCACGCCCGAAGAAGGACCCACCAACGGCGCACACCGCTCCCGGTCCATCCTGCACCGGATCCAGATGAAACTCGCCAGCGCCTGGGACGTTCTCGTGGATTCGGTGATCAACTACCAGAACAACGGGGACGTGAACCAGGCGGCGGCCATCGCCTTCTACGCCATCCTCTCCTTTCTGCCCCTGTTCATCCTCACCTTTCTGGTGGTGGGGTATGTCTTCAGCTCCCACCCGGAGGTGCAGCGGCAGCTCATCGAAGGCATCCAGCGCTTCCATCCCTATTTTACGGGAGACATCCTGATTCAGCTCGGACAACTGGACGAGAAAAGCCGGCTTCTGGGCTGGGTGGGCTTCATCACCCTCATCTGGTTCTCCTCGATGATCTTCGGCGCCGCAGAGACCGCCTTCAACCTGATCTACCGCACGAAGACAATCCGGAACTATGTGGTTTCGAAGCTGCTGTCCTTCGCCATGATCCCGGCAGCCTGGGCCGTCGGTGTCCTGAGCCTGGGGATCACGACCGTCGCGACCGTGGTGGCCAACCAGCCGGTCCTGGCGGACAGCCTCTTCACCCATCTTCCCATCCTGAAGGGTTTCCTGTTCCGCTATGTTCTCCCTTATATCGTTACGGTGATCTTTTTTACCATTGTCTACAAGGTCATTCCGGTGAACAAGATCACCCTGGGGCTGGCCTTCACGGGAAGCGCCGTTTTTTCGGCCCTGATGGAGGTGGCGAAACATTTCTTCGCCTGGTACATCGCGAACTACACGCGCTACCACATCATCTTCGGCTCTCTGGAGACCGTGGTCATCCTGATCATCTGGGTTTTCTACGTGGCCCTCATCTTCCTGTTCTGCGCGGAACTGATGGCCTCCTACCGGCGCCGTGACCTGATCCTTATCGAAAGGGCCCTCCTGAAACCCGGTGCGCCCGGGATGAAGGTCTGGGAGCGGCTCTTCCGCCGCTTCGGCATCATCTACCCGCCGGGGGGCACGATCTTCCAGGAAGGTGACGATGGGCGGGACATGTATTTCATCCTGGCCGGACGCATCCGGTTGGAGAGGAAGGCCGGACGGGTTCGCAAGATCCTGGCGGAGATGGGCCCCGGCGAGTACTTCGGCGAGATGGCCACCCTCCTCGAAGCGCCCCGGACCGCCACGGCCAGCGCTCTGGAGGAGAGCGATGTGGCCGTCATCGACGGCGGGACCCTCCGCCGCCTCCTCCGGGAGAACGACGAGATGTCCATGTTCATGCTGAAGGAGTTCTCCCAGCGGATCCGCCATACCGACGCGCTGGTGGACGAGCTGTCCCAGTGGTGGCTCCGCCTGGTGGCCATTCTTTATCTGAACCGCTCCTGGCCGCTGCCCGCGGACGCGGATCCGGTGGCGGAGATCGCCGCCTGCTGCGGCAGGGATCTCGAGGAGATCCGGGACGTCCTGGCCGATCTGGGCGAGCAGGGGGTCGTCGATTTCCGGGAAGGACGTTTGACCCGATTTGACCCGGAGCGGGCGTGGGAGGTCAGCAGAACGCATATCTATTAG
- a CDS encoding alpha/beta hydrolase, with amino-acid sequence METPAERWLDVNGLSFRYLDWGGDGLPFLVLLHGIGDSAHVWDLFAREARRHFRVVALDQRGHGRSGWSRPAAYRLDDYVGDLEAVVERLAPRNPILMGHSMGALHATAFAARHPGCAAALVHVDIEPCPPPWNKKYLTGLYRDLPESYESVDAFVSRRMENSAHADRDRLLALSPHNLREENGRYYALSDREVYAHFDPDYDLRAVLPRIACPVLVVRGEDSLVLPREPAEEMCRSLPLGSLAEIPRAAHPVHTDNPEAFRDAVFRFLADHGLLAG; translated from the coding sequence ATGGAGACACCGGCGGAACGATGGCTTGACGTCAATGGACTTTCGTTTCGGTATCTCGACTGGGGGGGAGACGGACTGCCCTTCCTGGTTCTGCTTCATGGAATCGGCGACAGCGCCCATGTCTGGGATCTCTTTGCCCGGGAGGCCCGCCGTCATTTTCGGGTCGTCGCCCTTGACCAGCGAGGTCACGGCCGGAGTGGTTGGTCCAGGCCCGCGGCGTATCGTCTGGATGATTATGTGGGGGATCTGGAGGCGGTGGTCGAACGCCTCGCTCCCCGGAACCCGATCCTCATGGGGCACTCCATGGGAGCCCTTCACGCCACGGCCTTTGCGGCCCGGCATCCCGGCTGTGCGGCGGCCCTGGTCCATGTGGACATCGAGCCCTGCCCGCCGCCCTGGAACAAGAAATACCTGACGGGACTCTACCGCGATCTTCCCGAGTCGTACGAATCGGTCGATGCATTCGTGAGCCGGCGGATGGAAAACAGCGCCCATGCCGACCGGGACCGCCTCCTAGCGCTGTCTCCCCACAACCTGCGGGAGGAGAACGGCCGGTATTACGCCCTCAGCGACCGGGAGGTCTACGCCCACTTCGACCCGGACTACGACCTGCGCGCCGTGCTGCCCCGCATCGCCTGCCCGGTCCTGGTCGTGAGGGGCGAGGACAGCCTGGTCCTGCCTCGGGAACCGGCGGAGGAGATGTGCAGGAGCCTGCCGCTGGGTTCCCTGGCGGAGATCCCCCGGGCGGCCCACCCCGTTCACACGGACAACCCCGAGGCGTTCCGGGATGCGGTGTTCCGCTTTCTGGCGGATCACGGCCTGCTGGCCGGCTGA